The region CAGACCTTGGTACATACGCTTCAGGCTGGTAGTAATCGTAGTAGGAGACGAAGTATTCCACGGCATTTTCAGGAAAAAGCGATCTCATCTCTCCATAAAGCTGGGCTGCCAGGGTTTTATTTGGCGCCAAGATGAGGGAGGGCCTGTTCATCGTGGCGATGACATGAGCCATGGTGAAGGTCTTGCCCGATCCCGTTACACCTAACAGGACCTGATCACGCTCCTGTTGCATGAGCCCTTCGGTAAGCTCCTTGATGGCGTTGGGTTGATCACCCGATGGGTGAAATTCGCTATGCAGCTTGAAGGGGATCACCTCTTCAGCGTCACTGGCGAAGAGCGGCTTCATCGGATCGGCAAGGGATGATGCGGTTTCCATGGTGTTAATATAAGCCCCGTGGTTTGATCACGGTAGAGGGCTGAGCTGGAATAATGCAATTTTTTCTTGCGTCCGTCCACCGCATGATCTTATGAAAGGTATAAATTTCGCCCAACCCTAAAGGAAAAAACCATGGCGCTGATTGCTGACCGCCTTTCTGTTATCAAGCCTTCTCCCACAATTGCTGTATCCACCAAGGCCGCAGAACTAAAGGCTGCCGGACGTGATGTTATTGGCCTTGGAGCAGGTGAGCCCGATTTCGATACCCCGGAGCATGTCAAGGAAGCTGCCCGAAAGGCGATTGCCGATGGCAAGACCAAATACACGGCTGTCGATGGTATCCCTGAACTGAAGGAAGCAATTGTTGCCAAGTTCAAGCGTGAAAACAATATCACCTGCACGGCGGCTGAGGTTTCCGTGGGCACAGGTGGAAAACAGGTGCTTTATAATGCCTTGATGGTGACGCTTAACCCTGAAGACGAAGTTATTATTCCGGCGCCGTATTGGGTTTCATATCCGGATATGGTTTTGCTTGCCGGTGGTTTGCCTGTGATGGTGGCCTGTCCGGCTTCTGCCAGTTTCAAGCTTACTCCAGATCAACTGGAAGCGGCAATTACCCCGAAAACGAAATGGGTTATCCTGAACAGCCCATCCAACCCATCCGGTGCAGGATATTCGGCAGAAGAATTGAAAGCGCTGGCTGATGTCTTGCGGCGCCATGAGCATGTGCATGTCCTGACGGATGATATGTATGAGCATCTCGTCTATAATGGGTTCGTATTCACAACAATGGCCGAAGTTGCACCAGACTTGCAGGACAGAACTCTTACGCTGAATGGAGTTTCCAAAGCTTACTGCATGACGGGATGGCGCATCGGATACGCGACAGGCCCACAGGCTCTCATCAAGGCCATGGCGAAATTACAGTCCCAGTCGACCTCAAGTCCGAATTCGATTGCCCAGTATGCCGCAGTGGCCGCGCTCAACGGACCTTTGGATTTCATGTCTGACAACCTCAAGGCTTTTGATAGCCGACGTCAACTGGTGGTGGACGCACTCAACAATATTGAGGGGATCTCCTGCCCTGACCCGGATGGTGCATTCTATGTCTTTCCGTCGATTGAAGGGCTGATCGGCCGCAAGCGCCCTGATGGTAATGCCATCACCAATGACAGCGATCTCGTCACCTGGCTTCTTGAGGACGGGGGCGTTGCTGCGGTGCAAGGTGTGGCTTTCGGACTTGAGCCGCATTTCCGCATTTCCTACGCTACCAGTACAGCGGCACTGGAAGATGCCTGCGGACGGATCAAAACATCGGTGGAGAAGCTGATCTGATCACGAAAATGTGATTAGAAGGGTTCTCATTTACCACATTCTGCCCATATTTAGGCATTACCCATCTCTGTACTAAAACAATTCCGGAGATAAGATGATGCTGATCAAGCCCTATCGACCCTGGTCGCTTAGCGAAAACGACATTACCCCGGAAGATTTCTATCTGAATCGGCGATCATTGCTGGCTGGTATGGGGTTGGGTGCTGGAGTTGTGTTGGGTGCTGGAGTCATACCCCAAACAGCCCTAGCTGCAATTTCCGGTTTTCCAGCATCACGCAATCCTGACTTCACCCTGGACCGACCATTAACGGATGAGGAAGAAGCCACGACCTATACGAATTTCTATGAATTCGGGTCATCAAAGAATATCTGGCGCAAAGCACAGAAACTTGAAACCGATCCTTGGGCAGTCACCATAGATGGGATGGTGGAAGAAACCATCACTATTGATGCTACTGATCTGGTGGAAAAGCTTGGTGGGCAGGAAGAGAGATTATACCGCCACCGCTGTGTTGAAGCATGGGCCATGGCCGTTCCATGGACAGGTATTCCACTTGAACGTCTGGTAAGATTTGCCCGGCCGGATGCAGGGGCAAAATACCTCCGATTTGAGACGTTCAAAGACACATCCATCGCACCTGGACAACGGCAAAGCTGGTATCCTTGGCCATATGTTGAGGGAATCACCTTGGCTGAGGCAACAAACCCTCTCACTTTTCTGGCAACAGGCCTCTATGGCAAGGCCATGCCAAAGCAGAACGGTGCGCCAATCCGTCTCGTACTGCCATGGAAATATGGGTTCAAGTCGATCAAGTCGATCCGCCGAATCACTTTCACGGATAAGCAACCGGTGAGTTTCTGGCAGGACCTTCAGGCTAGTGAATATGGTTTCTGGGCCAATGTTAATCCTGAATACAATCACCCGCGCTGGTCCCAGAAAACTGAACGCATGCTTGGGACAAACGAGCGACGTGATACCCTGAAATATAATGGCTATGGTGCATGGGTCGAATCCCTCTATGCGGCCATGCCTCAAGATCGGACATTATTCTTCTAGACTGGGGGAATTCTTTGTTCTGATTGCATTACCTGCCGCGCAGGAGTGCCGCAACCCTCGCGGTTTCGTCAAGAATTCGCCCGTTGTTTTCGGTGAATTCACCTTCAAGCAGTTGTTCTAGAGGGGACGTGTAGCCACTGGTCTGCATAATCTTGTGAAACTTGGAAATACGGCCAGTTTCCTCCCTGAAAGCATAGGTATAGACAGATTTTCCTGTAAGGCAGGCTTCAGAAGTCATGTTAACCGAATCACTGGTAACGATAACAGCATCAGCCAGATCAAGAATACCGGGATAGGGGTTGGGGTCTTCTCCATTCCATATATATATCGGGATATCTGCAGGTATACTGCCAGCCCCTTGCTTGATGGCATCTCCGGCATCATCCTGGCTACGTCGTGAAAGCACAAAGGCAAGGCTTCCCCCTCTTTTACACGCAACCAATGCCATGAATTTGCCCAGGTCATAGTAGTCCGGCCTTCTCACGCGATAGCGGTGGTTGCTACCTCCGGTCATGACAACAAAAATCGGCTTTGGCAGAGATGCGATATCTGAAGAAAGAGTTGTCCCGGCTTCCTTGATCACTTCTGGTGTCAGGGCATTAAGTGAACCGGTAGTGATGATAACATTTTTACTGCGGATACGATCATGCGAAGGAACAATCAGGTAATCGAACTTCGTGGCAGGCAAGCGGGGGTCCTGTATATGGATGGATTGCGTTCGTCCTTTTGCATTGCGACGTATCAGTATCGAAAGTCCTGCCATGCGATGGCCGGTTGTTATCACAAGATCAGGCCATCCATCTCGTGCTGCAAAAAGAAGATCATCAGGCATTGGCCAGCGCGGAAGAAGGGCAAGGCGTGGCAGTCGCCTGAGCAGCCAAGGGAGAGTTATTCGGATGTACTTCATTTCCAGCCCCATCGCTTTGGCGAGGCCAATAGACTGGACTTCCATCCCTTTTGTTCCGTCGCTGACTACCCAGCAGGTTCGGGCTTGTGCCAGGTTCCGGGTTGTGGATAAAGCGGGTGCCATGGAATAAAAATATATCCTGAATTGAAATATTGTAATAAACTTTCGTCTATATGATCATCTTATATATACCTATGTACCAAAATGCATGCCAGCGCATGATGGAAAGGATTTGACCTGAAGACCATGGCCACCCGTGTAAAGCTTGATGAAGTTGATCGTCGTATTCTTAAGGACCTTCAGGAAAACGGCCGAATGACCAATGTCGATCTGGCCAAACGGATCGGGATTTCGGCTCCACCATGCCTGCGGCGTGTTCGGGCGCTTGAAGATGCTGAAATCATCCGGGGATATCATGCTGATATTCAGCCAGAAGCACTTGGATATTCCGTTATTGTCTTTGCCTTTGTAGGACTTCTGTCTCAAGCGGAAACTGACCTGCAGGCTTTTGAGAAACTGGTGGCTGAATGGCCTGAGGTTCGGGAATGCCATATGCTTGTAGGGGAGACAGATTTTCTGCTTAAGATCGTTGCGCATGACTGGGATGACTTTCAGCGGTTTCTTACCAGTAAACTGACTCCAGCCAAGAATGTGAGTCATGTGAAAACAGCCCTGGCCATACGTTCAACCAAGGATGAACCTGGCGTTCCTATTTCTATAGGCAAGGAATAGTTCGCCAAGCCAGTTTTCCAGTGTCAGGACTTGAGAACAGAGATCTTTACCACTTCATAGGATTTGATGCCGCCGGGGGTGCGAACTTCAGCACTGTCCCCTATACGTTTGCCAATCAATCCTTTGGCAATGGGTGAAGAGGTCGAGATAAGCCCTTTGGACAAATCCGCTTCATAGGGACCAACAATGGAATAGGTGCTTTCCTGATCGGTTTCCTCATCAGCAACTACCACACGAGTGCCAAAAGTCACGGTCTCACCTGAGAGTTTGGAAGGATCAATCACTTCAGCCCGGCTGATCACGTCTTCAAGCTCGGCCACACGACCTTCTATGAAGGACTGGCGGTCTCGGGCGGCGTGATATTCAGCATTCTCGGAAAGATCACCATGTTCCCGAGCTTCGGCAATCGCCTTGATAACCTGAGGGCGATCTTCGCTTTTAAGTTTTGACAACTCAGCCTTGATAACTTCAAGGCCTGAATGCGTAAAGGGAATCTTTTCCATCGTTCTAACTCTTCGTTTACTCGAAGAAGATGTTAACCGTAGAAACTTGGGAGAATCTAGTGTTTTTTGTTTGAGGAAAGATAGTTCTGTATTGAGCGAACAGCAAGTTTACCGCTTTGCATGGTCCGGATCGCGATCACCGATGCCCTGGCTTCCGGTACCGTCGTGTAATAGGGGATGGAATTGCTCAAGGCTGTCTGGCGAAGGGAAAAGCTGTCGCGTATAGCCGCCGCGCCATGGGCAGTGTTAAAGACAAGATCAATCTTTCCATCTACCATATAGTCCACCGCATGAGGGCGGCCCTGCATGACTTTATTCACGGTTTCGGTCTCAATGCCGGCGGCATTGAGTGCCTGAGCAGTTCCGGAAGTTGCGATCAGATTGAAACCAATTTTCTTCAAATCGCGACAGATCGAAATCATTGCAGGTTTGTCTTCGTCCTTTACGGAAATAAAGACATTACCTTCAAGCGGAAGATTCACATTTGCCCCAAGCTGACTTTTGGTAAAGGCATGGGCGAAATCTGGCCCTATACCCATAACCTCACCGGTGGATTTCATTTCCGGGCCCAGGAAGATATCAACGCCCGGGAACCGCGAGAAGGGGAACACAGCTTCCTTGACCGCGACATGGTTCAGTTTCTGTTCCTGCAGGTTGAGATCGGCAATTTTCTCCCCGGCCATGATTCGTGCGGCCACCTTGGCAAGTGGAATTCCTGTTGCCTTTGCCACAAAAGGGACTGTTCTTGATCCACGGGGATTAACTTCGAGAAGAAAAACTTCATCATCCTTGATTGCGTATTGTACATTCATCAAGCCAATCACACCGAGAGCTTTAGCCAGTTCCTTTGTCTGCGAACGTATTTCCGAGATCACATTCTGGGATAAATTCTGAGGGGGGAGTGAACAGGCGCTATCCCCGGAATGAATGCCTGCCTCTTCGATATGCTCCATGATGCCGCCGATGAATACATCACTCCCATCTGCAAGCGCATCCACATCCACTTCGGTTGCATGACTAAGAAAGCCATCGATAAGTACAGGGTTTTCACCGGAAACTACGACCGCCTCTTTCATGTAACGTTCAAGATCCGACATTGCATGAACAACTTCCATGGCCCTTCCGCCCAGAACGTAGGATGGCCTGATAACCACAGGCAAACCGACGTCTTCAACAATGGCTCGAGCCTCTTCCGGGGAATGGGCGATGCCGTTCCGTGGTTGCTTCAGCGACAGTTTATGGATGAGTTGCTGGAAACGTTCCCGGTCTTCTGCAAGATCGATAGCATCCGGGCTGGTGCCAAGTATCGGAATTTCCGCCGCTTCAAGAGCCGCAGAAATTTTTAGTGGGGTCTGGCCACCAAGTTGAACGATAACCCCTTTTACCGTGCCGTTTTTCATTTCAGCATTGATTACTTCAATCACGTCTTCGGCGGTCAGGGGTTCAAAATAAAGCCGGTCAGAAGTATCATAATCAGTGGAAACGGTTTCCGGATTGCAATTGATCATAATCGTTTCATAGCCCGCATCCCTGAGGGCGTAGGCGGCATGAACACAGCAATAATCAAATTCGATTCCCTGTCCGATCCGGTTAGGGCCTCCACCAAGAATTACAACCTTCTCACGGCTTGAGGGACGGGACTCACAGGTCCGGCCAGAAGTGGCTTCATAGGTGGAGTACATGTAGGCAGTTTCGGAGGCAAATTCCGCCGCGCAGGTATCAATCCTCTTATAGACAGGATGGATGCCGGCAGTGTTGCGCTGGGTGCGAATCTCACTTTCCGAAAGGCCGGTCAATTCGGCGAGGCGGGCATCGCTGAAGCCCTTGGATTTCAGTAGCCTAAGCGTGGCCGGATCATCCGGCAGGCCCTGATCCTGTAAGTTTTGTTCCAGTTCAACAAGTTCGGCAATCTGATCCAGAAACCAGCGATCCCAATGCGTCCAGGCGGCAACATCATCAACAGTGTATCCTTTGGCCAGCACAGCCACGATCCGCCGCAAGCGGTCAGGAACCTGCTCACCCAGCCAGCCAGCAATCGCATCATTCAAATTCGCCCCATCATCAAGCGCTGGCAAGGATACCGGGTTAAGCCCGGTCAAACCTGTTTCAAGAGATCTCAGTGCTTTCTGAAAGGATTCCTGAAATGACCTGCCGACGGCCATGGTTTCGCCAACGGATTTCATCGACGTGCTTAGCCGCGTTTCCGCGCCAGGGAACTTTTCAAAGGTAAAGCGCGGAATCTTGGTTACAACATAATCGATGGTTGGCTCAAAACTAGCTGGCGTTGCGCCATTGGTGATGTCGTTATCAAGTTCATCCAGCGTATAACCCACCGCCAGTTTTGCTGCAACCTTGGCAATGGGGAAACCGGTCGCCTTTGACGCAAGGGCAGAAGAGCGGCTCACCCGAGGGTTCATTTCAATGACCAACTGTCGGCCAGTTCTGGGGCAGACCGCAAATTGGACGTTTGATCCACCCGTATCAACACCGATTTCCCGCAGGACGGCAATCGATGCCTGGCGCATTTCCTGATATTCTTTATCGGTCAAGGTCAGGGCTGGCGCGACGGTCATGCTGTCGCCGGTATGAACACCCATCGGGTCAATGTTTTCAATCGAGCAGATTATGATGCAATTATCCGCTCTGTCACGGACCACTTCCATCTCATATTCTTTCCATCCCAGCACCGATTCTTCAATCAGCACTTCATGGACTGGAGAAAGACGGAGGCCACCGGTAACGATATCCTCGAACTCTTTTGTATTATAGGCGATGCCGCCACCTTCACCGCCAAGGGTGAAAGATGGCCTGATAATGGCCGGAAGGCCAACATATTCAAGAGCCTCAAGAGCAGTTTCGAAGGTGTTGACCAAACGTGAACGTGGACTTTCAAGGCCGATCTTGTCCATGGCTGATCGGAACAGTTGGCGATCTTCTGCTTTTTCAATTGCGGCAATGCTGGCGCCTATCAACTCAACCCCAAGTTTCTCCAGCGTGCCGTCCTTGGCAAGGGCGAGAGCCGTATTCAGCGCTGTTTGCCCACCCATGGTTGGCAATAATACATCAGGCTTTTCTTGTTCGATAATTCTGGCAACAGTATCAGGGGTGATGGGTTCAATATAAGTTGCATCTGCCATACCCGGATCGGTCATGATTGTCGCCGGGTTGGAATTTACCAGAATGACACGATACCCTTCTTCGCGTAGAGCCTTGCATGCTTGGGCTCCTGAATAATCAAACTCACAGGCCTGGCCGATGATAATTGGTCCGGCGCCAA is a window of Alphaproteobacteria bacterium LSUCC0684 DNA encoding:
- a CDS encoding pyridoxal phosphate-dependent aminotransferase, producing MALIADRLSVIKPSPTIAVSTKAAELKAAGRDVIGLGAGEPDFDTPEHVKEAARKAIADGKTKYTAVDGIPELKEAIVAKFKRENNITCTAAEVSVGTGGKQVLYNALMVTLNPEDEVIIPAPYWVSYPDMVLLAGGLPVMVACPASASFKLTPDQLEAAITPKTKWVILNSPSNPSGAGYSAEELKALADVLRRHEHVHVLTDDMYEHLVYNGFVFTTMAEVAPDLQDRTLTLNGVSKAYCMTGWRIGYATGPQALIKAMAKLQSQSTSSPNSIAQYAAVAALNGPLDFMSDNLKAFDSRRQLVVDALNNIEGISCPDPDGAFYVFPSIEGLIGRKRPDGNAITNDSDLVTWLLEDGGVAAVQGVAFGLEPHFRISYATSTAALEDACGRIKTSVEKLI
- the msrP gene encoding protein-methionine-sulfoxide reductase catalytic subunit MsrP, yielding MLIKPYRPWSLSENDITPEDFYLNRRSLLAGMGLGAGVVLGAGVIPQTALAAISGFPASRNPDFTLDRPLTDEEEATTYTNFYEFGSSKNIWRKAQKLETDPWAVTIDGMVEETITIDATDLVEKLGGQEERLYRHRCVEAWAMAVPWTGIPLERLVRFARPDAGAKYLRFETFKDTSIAPGQRQSWYPWPYVEGITLAEATNPLTFLATGLYGKAMPKQNGAPIRLVLPWKYGFKSIKSIRRITFTDKQPVSFWQDLQASEYGFWANVNPEYNHPRWSQKTERMLGTNERRDTLKYNGYGAWVESLYAAMPQDRTLFF
- a CDS encoding mitochondrial fission ELM1 family protein, whose product is MAPALSTTRNLAQARTCWVVSDGTKGMEVQSIGLAKAMGLEMKYIRITLPWLLRRLPRLALLPRWPMPDDLLFAARDGWPDLVITTGHRMAGLSILIRRNAKGRTQSIHIQDPRLPATKFDYLIVPSHDRIRSKNVIITTGSLNALTPEVIKEAGTTLSSDIASLPKPIFVVMTGGSNHRYRVRRPDYYDLGKFMALVACKRGGSLAFVLSRRSQDDAGDAIKQGAGSIPADIPIYIWNGEDPNPYPGILDLADAVIVTSDSVNMTSEACLTGKSVYTYAFREETGRISKFHKIMQTSGYTSPLEQLLEGEFTENNGRILDETARVAALLRGR
- a CDS encoding Lrp/AsnC family transcriptional regulator; its protein translation is MATRVKLDEVDRRILKDLQENGRMTNVDLAKRIGISAPPCLRRVRALEDAEIIRGYHADIQPEALGYSVIVFAFVGLLSQAETDLQAFEKLVAEWPEVRECHMLVGETDFLLKIVAHDWDDFQRFLTSKLTPAKNVSHVKTALAIRSTKDEPGVPISIGKE
- the greA gene encoding transcription elongation factor GreA → MEKIPFTHSGLEVIKAELSKLKSEDRPQVIKAIAEAREHGDLSENAEYHAARDRQSFIEGRVAELEDVISRAEVIDPSKLSGETVTFGTRVVVADEETDQESTYSIVGPYEADLSKGLISTSSPIAKGLIGKRIGDSAEVRTPGGIKSYEVVKISVLKS
- the carB gene encoding carbamoyl-phosphate synthase large subunit, whose protein sequence is MPRRDDISSIMIIGAGPIIIGQACEFDYSGAQACKALREEGYRVILVNSNPATIMTDPGMADATYIEPITPDTVARIIEQEKPDVLLPTMGGQTALNTALALAKDGTLEKLGVELIGASIAAIEKAEDRQLFRSAMDKIGLESPRSRLVNTFETALEALEYVGLPAIIRPSFTLGGEGGGIAYNTKEFEDIVTGGLRLSPVHEVLIEESVLGWKEYEMEVVRDRADNCIIICSIENIDPMGVHTGDSMTVAPALTLTDKEYQEMRQASIAVLREIGVDTGGSNVQFAVCPRTGRQLVIEMNPRVSRSSALASKATGFPIAKVAAKLAVGYTLDELDNDITNGATPASFEPTIDYVVTKIPRFTFEKFPGAETRLSTSMKSVGETMAVGRSFQESFQKALRSLETGLTGLNPVSLPALDDGANLNDAIAGWLGEQVPDRLRRIVAVLAKGYTVDDVAAWTHWDRWFLDQIAELVELEQNLQDQGLPDDPATLRLLKSKGFSDARLAELTGLSESEIRTQRNTAGIHPVYKRIDTCAAEFASETAYMYSTYEATSGRTCESRPSSREKVVILGGGPNRIGQGIEFDYCCVHAAYALRDAGYETIMINCNPETVSTDYDTSDRLYFEPLTAEDVIEVINAEMKNGTVKGVIVQLGGQTPLKISAALEAAEIPILGTSPDAIDLAEDRERFQQLIHKLSLKQPRNGIAHSPEEARAIVEDVGLPVVIRPSYVLGGRAMEVVHAMSDLERYMKEAVVVSGENPVLIDGFLSHATEVDVDALADGSDVFIGGIMEHIEEAGIHSGDSACSLPPQNLSQNVISEIRSQTKELAKALGVIGLMNVQYAIKDDEVFLLEVNPRGSRTVPFVAKATGIPLAKVAARIMAGEKIADLNLQEQKLNHVAVKEAVFPFSRFPGVDIFLGPEMKSTGEVMGIGPDFAHAFTKSQLGANVNLPLEGNVFISVKDEDKPAMISICRDLKKIGFNLIATSGTAQALNAAGIETETVNKVMQGRPHAVDYMVDGKIDLVFNTAHGAAAIRDSFSLRQTALSNSIPYYTTVPEARASVIAIRTMQSGKLAVRSIQNYLSSNKKH